A region of Dehalococcoidales bacterium DNA encodes the following proteins:
- a CDS encoding FmdE family protein — protein MKDIFRDFIKEAKAIRLKEPLTETLGAFSTEDAVVEYTFAEAVKMAGHACPTVTGAYLSCRKALEALYPDEEVPVRGEIAVTVYGNPEEGVYGVMAQVFSFFTGAAPATGFKGLGHKFKRKDLLRFDPEKIDPQAMCFEFKRLDNGNSVLVKFYPQQVPFPTEKGRRLGELMEKVLWEAARKEEKEEFQELWTAKVKGMLIEEKEIENWLKIEERRN, from the coding sequence ATGAAAGACATTTTCCGTGACTTCATCAAAGAAGCTAAAGCAATCAGGTTGAAGGAACCCCTGACGGAGACGCTGGGCGCCTTTAGTACGGAGGACGCTGTTGTGGAATATACCTTTGCTGAAGCGGTGAAGATGGCGGGGCACGCCTGCCCGACGGTGACAGGAGCTTACCTGTCCTGCCGGAAAGCCCTGGAGGCGCTCTACCCGGATGAAGAAGTCCCGGTCAGAGGAGAGATTGCCGTTACCGTTTACGGAAACCCGGAAGAAGGGGTCTATGGCGTCATGGCCCAGGTCTTCAGTTTCTTTACCGGTGCCGCTCCGGCTACCGGTTTCAAGGGGCTGGGTCACAAATTTAAGAGAAAAGACCTGCTCAGATTTGACCCGGAGAAAATTGACCCTCAGGCAATGTGCTTTGAATTCAAGAGGCTGGATAATGGTAACTCCGTCCTGGTCAAATTCTACCCGCAGCAGGTCCCTTTCCCGACAGAGAAAGGGAGGCGGCTGGGAGAACTGATGGAGAAGGTACTCTGGGAGGCGGCCAGGAAAGAGGAAAAGGAAGAATTTCAGGAACTCTGGACAGCTAAAGTTAAAGGTATGCTTATTGAAGAAAAAGAGATTGAAAACTGGCTGAAAATAGAAGAAAGGAGGAACTAA
- a CDS encoding NifU family protein produces MREKVEAALERIRPALQADGGDVELVDVKDGVVTVTLTGACGSCPMSTMTLRMGVERVIKEEVPEIKELIAV; encoded by the coding sequence ATGAGAGAAAAAGTAGAGGCGGCGTTGGAGAGGATACGACCGGCATTACAGGCGGATGGCGGGGATGTTGAGTTGGTAGATGTCAAGGACGGCGTGGTCACGGTAACCCTTACCGGCGCCTGTGGCAGTTGTCCGATGTCAACGATGACGCTCCGTATGGGAGTGGAACGGGTAATTAAGGAAGAAGTTCCTGAAATCAAAGAACTGATAGCCGTGTAA
- a CDS encoding hemerythrin domain-containing protein: protein MVFDKSCPGSRVIREPRPEFINCPDCSREVEIWTDELKAKCPGCGTMVFRAQQASCIDWCPQAKECVGPEVYERLRPGAEEALSATDSPLDILKREHDRVLENIGLLRAASLCLKLGSTTPNSAVWGKGIDHLARILDFFDKDVGLHFRREEELLFPSLEKHLGREKSPTRLLQQDHDEIWRWYDHLKEKLAELQEDGSQPSEAIPPQVEEISSHIDHLLREHIKKENESLLPLAKGLLGEQELAEITNRWKFVSV from the coding sequence ATGGTTTTCGATAAGTCGTGTCCGGGGTCCCGGGTCATCCGTGAACCGAGACCTGAATTCATTAACTGCCCTGATTGCAGCCGGGAAGTAGAAATCTGGACTGACGAACTGAAGGCAAAATGTCCCGGATGCGGTACTATGGTATTCCGGGCGCAGCAGGCTTCATGTATTGACTGGTGTCCCCAGGCTAAAGAATGCGTCGGCCCTGAGGTCTATGAAAGGTTGCGGCCGGGGGCGGAGGAAGCCCTTTCAGCAACAGACAGTCCGCTGGATATTCTCAAGCGGGAGCATGACCGGGTTCTGGAGAATATCGGCCTGTTACGCGCCGCCAGCCTCTGTCTAAAGCTGGGCAGCACCACACCCAATTCCGCCGTATGGGGGAAGGGAATCGACCACCTTGCCAGGATACTTGACTTCTTTGATAAAGATGTGGGACTGCACTTCCGGCGCGAGGAAGAGCTTCTTTTCCCATCCCTGGAGAAACACCTCGGACGGGAGAAAAGCCCGACGCGCCTATTGCAGCAAGATCACGACGAAATATGGCGGTGGTACGACCATCTCAAGGAAAAACTGGCAGAACTGCAGGAGGACGGCAGCCAGCCATCCGAGGCTATCCCGCCTCAGGTTGAGGAAATCAGCAGCCATATTGACCACCTGCTGCGGGAACATATCAAGAAAGAGAATGAATCGCTGCTGCCCTTAGCCAAGGGTTTACTTGGGGAGCAGGAGCTTGCCGAAATCACTAATCGGTGGAAATTTGTCAGCGTCTAA